The genomic region ATATCCACGGTGAAGTGTTCACATCCATAGTCATCTCTAACTCAAAAATTGTTATTAACTACTTAAATTTATTAACCTTCCGTTACTGTAACTGAgccaaaatttttcaaggGAAACATGCCATACATGTCGTTTAAAGTGATCTAAACTTAAACAAAGGGTTCCACCCAAGACCAGATGGTTCTTTGCTCTAACCTGGTTGATGATGTTTGGGATTGACCCGGTCCAACAGCAATGTGTGTCATTACAAACATGTTACCATTGTATTCCTCTTTTATAAATATACTACGACTGAATTTTCCAAGCAATGTAACAGATGACATGCGACGTCAGTTTTAATTCTTAAACCTGATACAGGAAAAGGAGCTCGGCGTTGTAGGATTAGACAGCTCTTCACTGATTCAAGTCGGTCCCAAATATTGTACAGAAACAATCATTTGCATTTTCATAAGTACATAGGTACAAAGTCTCAATATACACTCTTATGTATGTTATTCTCCAAGTTACTTACTGCCGGAGATTTAATCTTGCATGGTTCTCATCTCAGGTGGGGCAGGAAATTTACCGGGATTTCGGAGGCACTGGATCTATGGTCTAATAACTGCATAAGCACGTTTGGCAAAGTTTAACGTGTTGTCAGCAGCTCTTGAATACCAAGGCTTCTGTGGAACACCGAAGAACCATTGGGTATTTTCCTTTGCCCTTTCAACTAATTGTTCTTTACtcaatgaattcaaatcGGATGGTTTAACAGAGTaactcttcaaatattcgATTAGGTCGCTGTTAGACATCGAGTCAAAGGAGCGTTGGAAACTGTCAACAGCGGTGCTTTCGTAGTCAGAAACTTTATTCAGAATGTCTGAACCAGTACTCTTGGCCTTACCAACGATGTTTTGCTTGTTCCACCAGTGCTTGGCTTCATCGTAAGCGTTTTCCCATGACTTCAATGGCTTGTTGCGGTTCTCATATACTAGTTTCAAGAGTTCAGCTTTAGTAGACAATAAATGGTATTTTACACCACGAGCGTCAAGGAAGTTCTGGAGTCTCTTCTTTGGCCATGATTGAACACCTAGCAAAAATGTGTCATTGATGACGTTGTCGTCGTGGTAAGCACCAGATAACTTACCCTTGAAAGCTTCCCAAACCGAATTCACTGAGTCGGTGCTTTTTGTCAATAGAGCAGAAGCCTTTGATTTAGAAGCTTCGGTGTACcatttgatatcatcttctaaCAAATTTATGTTCTTGTTGGCAACGTCTAGTAGTTGATCACGATTTTCTTTagcattttctttcacttGGATGCTATGAGATTGCAACCAGTCGTAAATGTCATCCGAAGACCAAGAATCAAATAGGTCGCTCTTTAATTTGTTGGACTTATCATATAGTTGTTTCTTGGCCAAATCTAACGATTCCAATGCACTCAATCTCTCCTCAGAGTAAACTTGAGAGGCCTTGTAAATGTTTTTTCTAACAAGGGACAACAATTCTTCCTTGTTAGCCTTAGCCTTGTCATAAGTGACACCGTGCTTATCTAACCAGGCTTTCAAGTCATAATCATCCCATTGATTGAAGTAGGATTCAGTCGAATAGTAACCGGAACTACCCAGCTTTTTATTGATTTTATCGAAATTCTCCTTGGCCAATGACTTCAAATTGTCATAAGAAGTATCGGTGTCGAACTTGACACCAGCGTTCCTCAAGGTTTTCCTCAAATCCTTCGCAGACCAAGTGTCAAATAACCAATTGGAAATAGACTCAGTTGTGCTTGGTTCTGATTGGAAGTTCCACCAGTTATCTTGATCCCTTTCATCCGGCCAGACTTTCCACCACGGTTTTGGTTGCGCATGCTCAGACCATTTCTGACTAGCGTAAGccttcaattcttcaagtGAAGTGTCTGCATCCTTTTTAGCAGAGTCACCAGTGTCcttcaaatattgaatAATGTCTTGACTAGACcaattttcaaatagaTTGTTGCAAATAACTACTTGGCAAGCAGCTGCacaaaatatcaaagcACTACTAAGCTTCATCCTGCGTATTAATATTGTTATTCTGTGTAATAAGCTATGTCAATAAATCTTATTAATAACAGACACTTTAAATGATATCCTATACAAATATACCTAAGCCTAAAAATGCCAGTTGTTAAGCAAGAGAAAGTGTTCCACGTTTgttgatatatatatatatatatatatatatatagaatGGGAATTGCCAGAACAAACTTCTAGTTGACAGTGACAATGCATCACACTAAGTTGTAAAAATCGATGGCCACACTTAGTTCCAAATAATAGCTCTACACACTTATAATAAGGGGTAGGGTGACATGGATATACTCACGCATGGTCTAGCCAAGCTCACAATAGCGTCAGTTATGATGTTCGCTAACCCGTTACCTTTTTCCCTTATTTTTTGGATTCTAAAGACGTCTTTTTGCTAATGTTAAAGAAATGACTTTTGCGGTTTGCTAATGGCAGCAAGAAACGATGCAAAAGGACGACTGTGTCTTAAAATTGCAGATGGCAATGCCACCATTTGTATTGTGCCTTAAGGTAAAAATTCTTCCGGACGCCGTGATGTGTGGAATTTGCTTTGATGTATGTATGAGTAAGTAATCAGATCAGATCACTGAGAGTGATAACTCTGGGGGAGTTAGGGTCTAGGAAACTAATTAGGTAATTAGAATGTGTTTGAATCAGGGcagaaatggaaaagaaggaagagAATCAATGGGTCGTTTGAGTCGATTTGATGTTGAGATTACACTGAATCATCGGTTGATGATCCGTTCCTTAGCGTGGAATTACCACTTTTCGGTCACATGATCAACGTCAATTGCCAGGGAGGTGAATTTAAACTCGTTGTTCCCATAaccatttgaaaaggaCTTAGGCTGTCACAGAGGGGATAGTCAGTGTTCATAAAGAGGATAAACCTAACTGTCAGAACTATGATTAGAATCACTAAGCAACAGCATATAGTCTTTAATCTGTCCTTGTTACTATGTACGGAGAGCATTTATGTAATCATTTACCCGGATATAAGCCGTATTATTGAACTCgaaattcaacaacatGCAAAACAACGAAAGATTCGAGATGGACTTCTTAATATGTACAATGacagaaaaggaaaacgCGACTAATTAGATGGAGCTTACTTTCTTTGTACCTATATCGGCGATCTAGATACCTTAAACACACCTTCTTTCGGAGACTCGCTTTTTTCTAGTTTTGTGTGATACCTAGTGCTTCACAAATCAATAGATGTCCAGCCATTCAGTCACTCCGGTGATCAATGCTGAAGGAGAAACAGCGATTCCAAGCTTGAAGACATTGCCCGCAACACAATTAAATATTAGCAGAGACCAGACCAATGGTATTACCGCTAAGCCTGTTGCTGGGTTGCAACAATCATTAGGCAGTTTGCCTATCTTCAATCATTTGCCTGTAAACTCTAAGATTGGTGTTGATGATCTCACCCGTATGAAGATGGCATTGTTAAGTGGAATAGACGAAGAAGTTAAATTTGCATTGAAAAGATATTTACGGTATAGCATTAACGCTTCTTatgttatcaaattgaatgaGAATTTGGATTTGTTGCCCATTATTATGCCCTTGATTACAGCATGCAGAGAATACATTCCACAGCTTGTTGGCCCAATTTCCAATCAGGCTTTTGAAGCCCTACAAAAAGGTTCAATTACAATGcttcttttgagaaattTGGCACAGGACTCGGAAAACACTTCGATATTAGCCACCGAtatggaattgaaatcgTTCATATTGTTCGTGTTGGAGTGGGCAAATACGTTCAATTCGAAGGATTCGGCAATCTATCAGTCACATACATCCAGTTTCAACGAATTGTTAATCTATACTCTTGATTTAATGGAGGCGATTTCATCTTATATTGCACCAGCAAAAAAAGACGATCTATATTTCCAAAACCTCTGTTTGATATTTCGTGATACAAAGGATAGATACTGCGTGATCTCAATTTTGAGATCATTATCTAGACTCTTGGTGAGATCTAAATCGGACCAAAAGAGTGCAGCAGATAATTTGGATGATAGTTTGTTGAACAAGATTGTTCATAACCTTTTAATTGATAGGGATGAAGAGTTAATAATTGCTTCATTAGATTTCCTTTATCAATATATATTACCTGGTCATCAGAGAATAAAGACATTACTATCACATAAGGAAAGATATGATATCCTAGTTAGTACTCTCCCTGTTCTCCTCACGTATCATGTATCAACCCCTGATTATCATGCCCTTTCGAATACTAATATCAAACTTATACAGAGGGTAAAACCTCAACCACCAGCACACGCGCCTGAATTGCCAATGCCACTGCTCAAGGAATTATTTGAGCTAAACGAACCAATGCGTGCCACTTCCTGGTTGAGATGCTGCTTTGAGAGATCTCTGAATGGCGAAGTAACACAGATTCTTCTATGGAAAACTTATGAACAAACATTCAGCGAACAAGTAAAACTAACAGATCGAAAATTGATAACTGCCGTTGATTTCATTAAAAATGTTTCGAATGCTTTGCCCGGTGCATCCGCTTTGGTAGTTGTAGATGAAGCAACGtcgaagaaaaaatttgtAATAAGAGGTATACAGCCTCGCAGAAAAGCTCTTTCAATCGTAGAGGCAAATAAAGATATTGACCAGTCCTCGCCTATACAGACTGAAACCCCggatgaatttgaaagcAACAATACTCCATCGGAAGCAGTTCAAATTTGTTTGCCAGATATTGTTTTCCCCGAGAATCTTTCTGATGTATCTAAAGCAAGTGCGTCATTCCTTTCACTTGTTTCTAACGATAGTACCGAGATCGTGGCACAATTTATTCATGATATGAAACCTTTGATATTACATCAAATTGCTGACGTGCCACCTTTAAATACTGTTCTTTTGGACTTCATACATTCAGGTTGAACTTACCGTTAGGCCGATAGAGTAATTAAAGTTGTAGTTTTGTAATAATTAAATGTATAACGTATCGATTAAAGGTAAAAATTAAACAACGGGAGACCTAACTAATGtataaaattgaattaaAAATGGtgaaacaaaataaaaaatagATGATAGCAATTCTGACAATATCAGAATTTTGTATCGAATGGATCAGCGTAAACCCATTTTTGTCATAATAATCGTAAAACtcatcaaataataaataaataaaacTTTCTTCATGAGACAGATTGTTCATGGAAAGTATGATAGAAGTATAGTAAGAATAAGGTAACATCAGCAGAAAGTTGTTTAGTGCATGGAAGAATCTATaatatctttgaaactCTCCACTTTAGAATGATGATCAGATAAGCCTTCAGATTTGTAAATGGCAGAAATGGAATCTAAAAGTACCATTAGCGAGGTCTTGCTAACGTTAAAAGAACCATTATCATTGAAGTTTATAACCTTTACAGCGTTGTTCAAACATACTGATTCGACGATGttgttgaacaaattgTCAACCAAAATTGGGTTAATTTTTTGCCATATATTGAGCAACTGCAACATTTGGTCTTCGGTGAAAGTTATTGTTTTAAGATAACCCCTGAATCTCATGTAGTTTTCGAGTTTGGAGTAATAGTTCTCTATAATAGAAGTATCATTtaaatcaagaaattgcATAGAATCTTCAATATTGTTGAGAATTTGTTGGGTAATTTCCATCTTAATGCCAAAGTTCAACTTCAAGTCTTGTGAAAATTCCTTTCCTTTGGTCATGCTTTCGTAACAGTGAATCATATTGTGGAAAGAATGTTGGGCTGAGAGCACGTTCGCTAACTGCAACGTGTTTTCGATTTGGAAGTCTACATCAACAGGAGTTCCGGagaatgatgataaaaatAATGCAAAAGAGTACTTGTCATAGGTTTGATGATCGATAACATCTGGGAAAGATTTAAGCAGTAACATtgcatcttcaaatttcttttgatttattaGATATTCGGATCGAATTACGCCAAGGGCAGCAGGCGACATAGAATCTTTAAACCTCGCTTCTTGAGAAAGATAATTATCATAGTCACCTAGGCGAatgaaagatttcaagatcaatgaAATGTCTAGGCATGGACAGATTTCATTGAACATGATAACTGATTTATAGTCCTTCGCTCTAAATAGCGCTGCAAATATAACCGCGGTAGCGCCTTTGTACTCCGCTTGAGAAGTAATACTTTTGAACCTATCGGGGAAACCAACAGCATTAATAAAATTCCGGATGTTTTCACAATTTAACGCAAGCTTTGATAGCGATTTATCTGTTAGGTTCTCAAGAATCTTACTGAATAACTGATGTTGAATTACCTCCTCTTCCAAAAGATTCTTTGGACATTTCACAACAATACAATTAGAGATATACTTGAGGGTTTCCTTGTCTGGACATAAATTGATAGTCTTGGTTATAACATCAGAGGTTATGTATTTCTGGTGAATCAATTCGGAGAAAGTATCATAATCAAATTTGTAGCCATCTTCGGAAAGTCTTTCATATTGCTTGAACCCTGTCCTTTTGGAGTTACGCAATACCGGACCCAAGCTTAATGGGTAAGATTTGTCCCAGTCACCAGGGTGTTGGAAATAAGCCACAGTATCTTCGGAAAGATCGACCATTTTCATAGCTTGAATTGCTACAGGGGAAATCTTGTTGGCATCCAAATGAATTCGTTTGTAGTTAA from Kluyveromyces lactis strain NRRL Y-1140 chromosome D complete sequence harbors:
- the MSC1 gene encoding double-strand break repair enhancer MSC1 (similar to uniprot|Q03104 Saccharomyces cerevisiae YML128C MSC1 Protein of unknown function green fluorescent protein (GFP)-fusion protein localizes to the endoplasmic reticulum msc1 mutants are defective in directing meiotic recombination events to homologous chromatids) is translated as MKLSSALIFCAAACQVVICNNLFENWSSQDIIQYLKDTGDSAKKDADTSLEELKAYASQKWSEHAQPKPWWKVWPDERDQDNWWNFQSEPSTTESISNWLFDTWSAKDLRKTLRNAGVKFDTDTSYDNLKSLAKENFDKINKKLGSSGYYSTESYFNQWDDYDLKAWLDKHGVTYDKAKANKEELLSLVRKNIYKASQVYSEERLSALESLDLAKKQLYDKSNKLKSDLFDSWSSDDIYDWLQSHSIQVKENAKENRDQLLDVANKNINLLEDDIKWYTEASKSKASALLTKSTDSVNSVWEAFKGKLSGAYHDDNVINDTFLLGVQSWPKKRLQNFLDARGVKYHLLSTKAELLKLVYENRNKPLKSWENAYDEAKHWWNKQNIVGKAKSTGSDILNKVSDYESTAVDSFQRSFDSMSNSDLIEYLKSYSVKPSDLNSLSKEQLVERAKENTQWFFGVPQKPWYSRAADNTLNFAKRAYAVIRP
- the RSC9 gene encoding Rsc9p (similar to uniprot|Q03124 Saccharomyces cerevisiae YML127W RSC9 One of 15 subunits of the 'Remodel the Structure of Chromatin' (RSC) complex DNA-binding protein involved in the synthesis of rRNA and in transcriptional repression and activation of genes regulated by the Target of Rapamycin (TOR) pathway), yielding MSSHSVTPVINAEGETAIPSLKTLPATQLNISRDQTNGITAKPVAGLQQSLGSLPIFNHLPVNSKIGVDDLTRMKMALLSGIDEEVKFALKRYLRYSINASYVIKLNENLDLLPIIMPLITACREYIPQLVGPISNQAFEALQKGSITMLLLRNLAQDSENTSILATDMELKSFILFVLEWANTFNSKDSAIYQSHTSSFNELLIYTLDLMEAISSYIAPAKKDDLYFQNLCLIFRDTKDRYCVISILRSLSRLLVRSKSDQKSAADNLDDSLLNKIVHNLLIDRDEELIIASLDFLYQYILPGHQRIKTLLSHKERYDILVSTLPVLLTYHVSTPDYHALSNTNIKLIQRVKPQPPAHAPELPMPLLKELFELNEPMRATSWLRCCFERSLNGEVTQILLWKTYEQTFSEQVKLTDRKLITAVDFIKNVSNALPGASALVVVDEATSKKKFVIRGIQPRRKALSIVEANKDIDQSSPIQTETPDEFESNNTPSEAVQICLPDIVFPENLSDVSKASASFLSLVSNDSTEIVAQFIHDMKPLILHQIADVPPLNTVLLDFIHSG